In a genomic window of Infirmifilum sp. NZ:
- a CDS encoding glycosyltransferase, translating to MALGVEGVSVVTTTFNEREYVGVFVERVRGALRGVRHEVVVVDDSSPDGTYLEAARWADRAVLVRGAGQTGGLAVGLGVARYPVVVTLDVDLENPPELIPVLLREFAGRGLDLLVASRAWLPRFSERVASATVGRVVGVGDVFSNFRVYRRGLFAGFRPVLGETFGGELLAYAWARGFRLGELVYEPPPRRARPRIGGRVRANARILAATGKLLLYLASQGAPRARLARVVVRGPWPRLF from the coding sequence GTGGCTTTGGGTGTTGAGGGTGTTTCTGTTGTCACGACTACGTTTAACGAGAGGGAGTATGTTGGGGTGTTTGTGGAGCGGGTTCGGGGTGCTTTGCGGGGTGTTCGGCACGAGGTGGTTGTGGTGGATGACTCGTCGCCTGATGGGACGTACTTGGAGGCTGCTCGGTGGGCTGATAGGGCTGTGTTGGTGCGGGGTGCTGGGCAGACGGGTGGGCTTGCGGTGGGGTTGGGGGTTGCGAGGTACCCGGTGGTGGTTACGCTGGACGTTGACCTTGAGAACCCGCCGGAGCTGATCCCGGTGCTTTTGAGGGAGTTCGCGGGGAGGGGGCTTGACCTGCTGGTGGCGTCGAGGGCGTGGCTGCCGCGCTTCTCGGAGAGGGTGGCGTCGGCGACTGTGGGTAGGGTTGTGGGGGTGGGGGACGTGTTCTCGAACTTCAGGGTTTACAGGCGGGGGCTGTTCGCGGGCTTCAGGCCTGTGCTGGGCGAGACCTTCGGCGGGGAGCTGCTCGCCTATGCTTGGGCGAGAGGGTTCAGGCTTGGGGAGCTGGTGTACGAGCCGCCCCCCAGGAGGGCTAGGCCGAGGATCGGGGGCAGGGTTAGGGCGAACGCGAGGATACTCGCGGCGACGGGGAAGCTACTGCTCTACCTGGCATCCCAGGGGGCTCCGCGGGCAAGGCTAGCGCGCGTGGTGGTGCGGGGACCCTGGCCTCGGCTCTTCTGA